Proteins encoded within one genomic window of Odocoileus virginianus isolate 20LAN1187 ecotype Illinois chromosome 2, Ovbor_1.2, whole genome shotgun sequence:
- the IL1F10 gene encoding interleukin-1 family member 10 has translation MCSLPMAKYYIIKDAEQKALYMRDGQFLVGDPDADDCHAETICILPNRGLERTKFPIFLGVQGGSRCLACVETGEGPSLQLEDVNIEDLYKGGEEATRFTFFQRSSGPAFRLEAAAWPGWFLSSSSEPHQPMRLSKESEPSARTEFYFEQSR, from the exons AATTAAGGATGCAGAGCAGAAGGCTCTGTACATGAGAGATGGCCAGTTCCTGGTGGGAGATCCCGATGCAGACGACTGTCATGCAG aGACCATCTGCATACTCCCCAACAGAGGCCTGGAACGCACCAAGTTCCCCATCTTCTTGGGGGTCCAGGGAGGTAGCCGTTGCCTGGCATGTGTGGAGACAGGGGAGGGGCCTTCCCTGCAGCTGGAG GATGTGAACATCGAGGACCTGTACAAGGGCGGAGAAGAGGCCACCCGCTTCACCTTCTTCCAGAGAAGCTCGGGCCCTGCTTTCAGGCTCGAGGCTGCTGCCTGGCCTGGCTGGTTCCTCTCTAGCTCCTCTGAACCCCATCAGCCCATGCGACTTAGTAAGGAGAGTGAGCCCTCAGCCCGCACTGAGTTCTACTTTGAACAGAGTCGGTAG